A segment of the uncultured Desulfobulbus sp. genome:
AAGCGCAAATTGCCACGATCAATGCGCGCATAGAGAAGAGTTCCTCGATTTCCGAGCAGGAAACCCTGAAGGAAGAGCTGAAAAATCTTGATAAACAACTTAACGAAACCGGAATTGACTTCGAACGCTTAGCCACGGGAGTCGATTCAAGCGCTTTTTCCAACCAAGCTAAGACAACATTCAGCTGGAAAGAAGAAGTCGCGACCTTACTTGAACCAAGTATTAAAGAACTCAAGGCCCTGACAGCCAAGGCCAGACAAAAGTCTGATCTCAAAGATACGATCAACACCTACCAGGAACAGGCAAAAACTGCCAAGGCAGCCGTTGAGCATCTTAAAAAACTTATTGAGAATACAAAATCACCAGAGATAAAAAATTATTTGGGAGAGCTGCTACCTGCCTGGGAAAATATGGACAAGCGGGTCAATGGCAAACTTGAGCTTGCCCAAAAAGAGCTGGGTAAACTTGAGCTCAATGATGTCTCCTTTTTTCAGAGCTCCAGTGACTCCATTCGTAACTTTTTTCGAGAACGAGGCTTGTACCTGTTGCTTGCCTTTGGGGCTTTTATTCTCATTTTTATTGTTTTTCGCCTTTTAGCGCGTTTCATCCTGGCCATTTTACCTGGCGCTCGCAAAGAGCAGCGTCCAGTCCACATCCGTTTTGTAGAACTCTTTTTACAGGCATTTTCTATAATCTTCGCCGTGTCAGGATTTATCCTTGTGCTTTACATGGCAGAAGACTGGTTTCTTTTGAGTGCCACCATCATTTTTGTCCTTGGTCTGATTTGGACAGTTCGTCAAACCCTGCCTAAAATGTGGCAACAGGTTCGGTTGATGTTAAACATGGGGTCAGTCCGTGAAGGTGAACGTATCATCTACCAGAACGTGCCTTGGCGGGTGGAAACAATTAACCTATTTTGTAAACTCCATAATCCGACTCTTAAAGTTCAGTTACGTCTCCCAATAGAAACTATGATTGGGCAAATTTCTCGTCCTTACGAAGAAAATGAGCCCTGGTTTCCCTGTGCAGTTGGTGACTGGGTCGCCATTGACGGGAAAAGTAATGCAAAGGTGGTCAGTCTGACCCACGAACTGGTCGAAGTGGTCGAGCTTGGCGGTCGCAAAATCGTTTATTCCACCGGTGAGTTTATGGGGCTGCAACCTGCCAACCTGTCCACCAACTTTTTTGTTCGCGTGGTCTTTGGGCTTTCCTACGACCTGCAACAGGAAATTACATCAACGGTTCTCGAAAAGCTTAACGATTATATGCAGCTGAAATTTGAAGAGGCAGGTTTTGCTCAACATTGCTTAAGTCTGAGTGTTGATTTTCTCCAGGCGGGGGCTTCTTCTCTTGATGTAGTAATTTTTGCCAATATGAAAGGCGATCAAGCCCCTATTATTGGTCGCATTGAACGCTCAATTTCTCGTTGGTGTGTTGAATGCTGTAATCAGAATAACTGGGAGATTCCTTTTCCGCAGCTCACTGTGCATCTGCCGGAAAATACTGATGAGTAAGTATTTTTATGTTGAATGAAGATATTCTCAATCGAATTGAGAAAATTGTTGGGTCAGGCCATGTATCCTGGCAAAAGGTTGATCTGATTACCCACTCTTTTGACGCAACTCAGCGTCAATGTTTGCCTGATGTGGTCGTGCATCCAGCGACCACGCAGGAGATCAGTCTGATCGTTAAGCTGGCCAATGAAGAGAAAATACCGATCCTGCCCCGTGGAGCCGGGTCAGGTTTTACTGGCGGTAGCCTGCCTATCTACGGTGGTATCGTTCTGGTACTCACTCGAATGAATCGTATTCTTGAAATCGATACCGACAACCTTGTTGCTGTGGTCGAACCTGGGGTGATTACGGCCCACCTGCAACGTAAGGTTGAGCAGGTAGGCTTGTTCTATCCCCCTGATCCTGCCTCCAAAGAGTTTTCTACCCTGGGAGGCAATGTGGCTGAATGTGCTGGTGGGCCAAGATGCGTTAAATACGGAGTAACCCGTGATTATGTTATGGGACTCACGGTGGTGACGCCAACCGGAGATGTCATTAAAACCGGTGGCCGCGCCATTAAAAACGTGGTGGGGTACGATCTGACCCGATTGATTGTCGGTGCCGAGGGAACCCTGGGGGTTGTCACCGAAATTATTCTGCGCCTCATCCCAAAACCTGAGGCCCGCAAGACCATGCTGGTGGCCCTGAGCTCAATAGAAGGCGCTGCTGAGGGAGTGTCAACAATCATCCGCGGAAAGATTATTCCTACTACCTTAGAATTTATCGACAATTCCGCACTCAATTGTATTCGTCAGGCCGGTGGGGATCTGGGGCTGCCCGAGACAACCCAGGCGGTGCTTATCGTTGAGGTTGATGGAGCCACAGATCAGCTTGATCCCCAGGTAGCACGGATACAAGAGCTGCTTGCTCCGCTGGGTGTGCTTGAAGTACGCGTGGCAGCAACACAGGATGAATCTGAGGCAATCTGGAAGGTCCGGCGAGCAATCAGCCCGAGCCTCCGTCGGCTCAACCCCCATAAATTCAATGAGGATATAGTCGTACCACGCTCTCGGGTTCCGGAAATGATTCGCGCCCTTGAAAAAATTTCAACCAGGTACAATGTTCCCATCGTGAATTTTGGTCATGCGGGGGATGGCAATATTCACGTCAACGTAATGGTTGATTTGAATACATCGGGTATGGGGGAGACCGTTGAACAGGTACTTAAAGAAATTTTTGCAACCACCGTTG
Coding sequences within it:
- a CDS encoding FAD-linked oxidase C-terminal domain-containing protein; translated protein: MLNEDILNRIEKIVGSGHVSWQKVDLITHSFDATQRQCLPDVVVHPATTQEISLIVKLANEEKIPILPRGAGSGFTGGSLPIYGGIVLVLTRMNRILEIDTDNLVAVVEPGVITAHLQRKVEQVGLFYPPDPASKEFSTLGGNVAECAGGPRCVKYGVTRDYVMGLTVVTPTGDVIKTGGRAIKNVVGYDLTRLIVGAEGTLGVVTEIILRLIPKPEARKTMLVALSSIEGAAEGVSTIIRGKIIPTTLEFIDNSALNCIRQAGGDLGLPETTQAVLIVEVDGATDQLDPQVARIQELLAPLGVLEVRVAATQDESEAIWKVRRAISPSLRRLNPHKFNEDIVVPRSRVPEMIRALEKISTRYNVPIVNFGHAGDGNIHVNVMVDLNTSGMGETVEQVLKEIFATTVALQGSVSGEHGIGTAKQPYIALELSSETLGAMCAIKKALDPLNIMNPGKIFPELSPESPLPLLEHSAV